One genomic window of Solanum stenotomum isolate F172 chromosome 9, ASM1918654v1, whole genome shotgun sequence includes the following:
- the LOC125875625 gene encoding lanC-like protein GCR2 yields the protein MAERYYPNEMGGLSIEELAPESAKDSLSKLLSLPYDTISQRLKLDAINLKDEVVRETWAAKGRHVNDYRLYTGTLGTAYLLFKSYQITRNNDDLALCSDIIQACDAACNGSGPPTFIGGHAGIYALGAVAAKNNGDDQLCQQFLTKFKEIKLPIDLGDDLFYGRAGYLWACSFLNKHLGKGTISISQMRAVVNELIKSGRKLSKLENFKSPLMYESRGKKYWGAAHGLAGVMNVLLEMELKQDEIEDVKGTLRYMIKNRFSSGNYRTSEGDESDVLVHWCHGAPGVALTLAKAAKVFGDDEFLEAAREAMEVVWRRGLLKRVGICHGISGNAYVFLSLYRLTRKEEYLYKAKAFACFLHDRAHTLICEGIMHKGDHPFSLFEGIGGMACLFLDLVEPFESRFPAYEV from the exons atGGCAGAACGTTACTACCCTAATGAAATGGGTGGCCTTTCAATTGAAGAATTGGCACCTGAAAGTGCAAAGGACTCTTTATCCAAACTTCTTTCACTTCCTTATGACACTATTTCTCAAAGACTCAAGCTAGATGCTATCAACCTCAAAGATGAA GTTGTGAGGGAGACATGGGCAGCAAAAGGAAGACATGTAAATGACTACAGACTctacactggaactttagggactgcttatttactattcaaatcatatcaaattacTCGAAACAACGATGATCTTGCACTTTGCTCCGATATTATTCAGGCATGTGATGCCGCTTGCAATGGTTCTGG ACCACCTACATTTATAGGCGGGCACGCTGGTATTTACGCTCTTGGTGCTGTTGCTGCAAAGAATAATGGTGATGATCAGTTATGTCAACAATTTTTGACCAAATTCAAGGAG attaaACTTCCAATAGATCTTGGAGATGACTTGTTTTATGGGAGAGCAGGGTACTTATGGGCATGTTCTTTCTTAAATAAACATCTTGGCAAAGGCACAATATCCATCTCCCAAATG AGAGCAGTTGTGAATGAACTCATCAAGTCAGGTAGAAAACTGTCGaaattagaaaattttaaatctcCCTTGATGTACGAATCGAGGGGGAAAAAGTACTGGGGAGCAGCCCATGGATTAGCTGGTGTTATGAATGTTTTACTAGAGATGGAACTGAAacaagatgaaattgaagatgTTAAAGGAACATTAAGGTACATGATCAAGAATCGATTTTCGAGTGGAAATTATCGTACTAGTGAAGGAGATGAATCAGATGTTCTTGTCCATTGGTGTCATGGTGCTCCTGGTGTTGCTCTTACCCTTGCAAAAGCAGCTAAG GTTTTTGGTGATGATGAATTTCTCGAAGCAGCTAGAGAAGCAATGGAGGTTGTATGGAGACGCGGTTTACTCAAACGAGTCGGGATTTGTCATGGAATAAGTGGAAATGCTTATGTTTTTCTATCACTATATAGGCTAACAAGGAAAGAGGAGTATTTATACAAAGCAAAAGCATTTGCTTGTTTTCTACATGATAGAGCTCATACTTTAATATGTGAAGGTATTATGCATAAAGGTGATCatcctttttctttgtttgaagGAATTGGAGGAATGGCTTGTTTGTTTTTGGATCTTGTTGAGCCATTTGAGTCTAGGTTTCCTGCTTATGAAGTCTAG